cttttttttcctttaggagcgattatttacgaaaatattaatattatcaaaaaacgatcttagtaaacccttttttatttttaaatacctatccaacaatatatcacacgttggggttggaatgaaaaaaaatatcagcccccactttacatgtagggggggtaccctaattaaacatttttttacattttttatttttgcactttgttggcgtgatggttatacatattggtaccaaatttcagctttctagtgcttacggttactgagattatccgcggacggacggacggacagacagacatggcgaaactagttggctacggaaccctaaaaagggatgggtgtcatagaagtcgactgtgcgatatgggttaaattgtggcgtaggcgagaggctggcaacctgtcactgaaatgtcacaatttggatttctgaAACTTAAAATTCATGTACtatacctacccctttatggaatacaatatgtatgtacaaaaaaatgtagtattaaatttttaattCATATCGTTTCAGATTCCGCTTCAGAATCTACATGGGCCACTCGTCCTACCACAGATCAAATATGATACGCCTGATGAGACAGTATGAGACTCCATCAGAATATGACCCTCATGACGAAGATGTTAAGGGAGACATTGGCATAATATTCCTTGCCTCCCCTGTCAAGTTCTCGCCTTCTGTGAAGAAGGTTATACTGTTTGACCAGAGGTTTAGTTACAACAGGGATAGGATTTTGTTAGTGGCTGGGTGGGGAAAGGTAAGCAATTACGAGTAGTTGATGGGTAGATGAAAccttaaattgaaaaaaaaaaaacatgttgatTCTCTCAGTAACACGCTTAGCAGCTTCGCTTATGCGCTTTGAGGACTGAGACGAGTTTCCACTAAAACGGCTGCCTTGCAATCATAATTATGAGTatggccacagaatatataatagtacagtacaagtacagaaggctcactcctttgatgttcataaaacgccgccattctaaattcttacctacattaacaaacgtaccgcacgcgtgcagacgacattgaattctattgcgccgcgcgaaggtcgtcaccagtaaatgggccgcgaactcgcggccgccggcatgtacttgtagcgcggcgaaaggatcgcggagtgagccgcccctggtatggccactcccgctgaCAGTGGCGCCCACCCGCTCTCAGTTACCTCGCAacaggctactagactcttatcgaatttgacACAAGACATGaatgtttcctgtagtatttgacaaatgaaaccaatgtttataaagggtattaatagttatttgttatacaagggggcaaagttgtattttaacgccgagtgtggaattgaaaaacgagcaagtgaaaggattctatagttgaaccacgagcgaagcgagtggttcgagaatagaatcttgaacttgcgagttttttaacacacgagaagtaaaatacatttgcacccgagtgtaacacaaaacttttcccctcactatagcgaggaaactacaacgcaaaaaatgcgtttatcactgcttccagtagttccacaggtggtaaatcatctttattactagattcccCTAcgattatcaattttaaagcagttaatttgactttgttcaaggtcaaattactgcgtttttacccgctggtattaaaggacaaaacacgtgtttccgagctagtgaggggaaaaagtatataatggctacgtattttcgattacaaATGCgtgtaatattattttcaacttTGGCCACCGATAACGCTGTCAgacatgtagtgacgtcatagaacctaacttcaGGTCTTCAATCAcagacataatgaactttatgcctcatacttaaatgtcagataattttgtgttcaattcgatttacgtcatgcacAGACAACCTATAGATTAACAaggctaatgttgtttttgttttattaagttaaattataatttaaaaatgttttttgcggttttcaagtcataataaaatatagtaaaattttttcggttatttttttttattatggtctgatcggcgattgatcctagtcacacctgatgggaagtgaagacaaagtctaagatggagctcaccgattcagtaatagcctattcactctacgtttaaagagGATTGgacaataattaataatataagatagacttttaaaaagggtcaagtagcctattaccacctgtcaagaacgcgactagttgacctgtcatatctcactcatacaatcatGGTACGCATTCgcctacacaagcttagactatgtgcgtaggaacgcgcttctttcatatattcgatcgccattgtccgagatgtggtcCTTTATTGGTCGTCTGATTCCAGACTGGGCCCAACATGATAAGTCCAACCAGTCCCCACCTCAAGAACATCAGGATCCATTCTATATCACCCGAGGAGTGCAAGAAGGAAATACCATTTATTGACGTCAGTCTGGTCGTGTGCACTGCAGCCGCTAATGAATATGCTTACAGGTACTAAAAAACTCTTCTGGTAAGGCCTATGTTTCCATGTCTTTCCTCAGTATTTACGCCCTAGAGTTATGTGACTGTCATAGGAACATATTGAAGAAAACTTGGtgatatacaaggtgctcgcgaggaacccatataactttaacggcatattcttggtcacaagactaaaatgtcatataaacttttgtAGATTTTGTCtaatttcagagttattgccaattaaaaaaaaaacatttcggtattgttactcagtagaaaaggtcttcttaacggcgctgatgcgcagttgtggagcatagtctcacaactctcacagtagtcattgatagatgtcaaaatgtgacaagaaaaacttccaaaaaaattggtttttagaaaaatttattaaggaactcattttaattgccaactctATGCATAAAAAttgctttttatgtgaaaatacgtccaaaaaaattgaaaaaaaaaaaaaaaaaacaattttttttgcgaaaaattttaaaattcatataacattttttctttcttttggcctcagaaacgcgtggttcaaattatgcgggttcctcgcgagcaccttgtatatgttttcgcaaaatttcatattttaccGCCGACTGTAGTTTTCTTACAACAACCTACTGctttccgagacgtttctaaaatcccatactcgatggggatacgataTTTCCTATTCCCTTTCCGCTCCATCATCAAATCagcagctccatgataccataattattgcattgtcacgtgatttacatatgtgtgcaaaatttcagctcaatcggaatcCGGGAAGAGAGTCAAATTTAATATTCAAGATTTGATTACAGACAAACAACGGGACAGGTGAAAGTGAATAAAAGCTGGtaaaatcatagattaaatataagatcataccatcccatacattaaaatgcgaccgctaataacgcgcatacactacaccacacatagatggcgccacaaaaaatgcctagTTGCCAttgattatttgtagattggcgttaagtgtcactttcaagccataaatctatgccaaaagtgacacttaacgccatctacaagtataatcgaaagctaaaAGACTTTTtttgtgtggtgtagtgtatgcacgttcttaggcggtcgtattttaatgtatggaatggtatgatcttatatttagtCTATAGTTAAATTGTGTTTCAGTGGGGACTCCGGCGGGCCGATGGTGAAGCGCGGAAGTCGGTACCAACTCGGGGTGGTCTCGTTCCGTCACGAGGACACCGGAATAACCGTCTTCACCAGCGTACCGGAATATTACGACTGGATTCAAACGACGCAGCTCTACCTTTTCACGAAGAATTGCAAATAAACAAATTACTTGATTATAATATTAGCTATTCATTtctagatagatagattttttttttaattattgtaatttataaatgggtttactcttgaccacaaactagccaaaggcaaagacgtggcctacgatggagtgagctcgcccagaagttgccgggttatatgagctcggaaatatagccgccggcaaggaattccactccttggcagtgcgcataagaaaagaagaagcaaatcGCTTCTTTATTGTTTATCTCATCATGTAACCATAACTTAATTAGTTTAAATTGTTTCTTATCCAAACATTATATACAATTTTCATGACGTAGTTTTACGTATTTATTCTGAAACACCGAAACTCGTGGTAGGatgactactagcttttgcccgcggcttcgctcgcgttagaaagagacgaaaagtagcccatgtcactctccatcccttcaactatcttgacttaaaaaatcacgtaaattcgtcgctccgttttgccgtgaaagacggacaaataaacagacacacacactttcccatttataatattagtatggattgtcaggagggcgctgtcattctgatgtatgggttgacagtttagtatagtatgaataAATCTAGTTCTAATAGAATTCCGCATCATTGCGCGTATTCATATATTTCTGTACTTGTATAACAGTACATTAGGTACTATGCAAGTgtggaaaaaaggaagttaaaatttacttttctcaaacatgcaatgaaatattgtctttacgttccttaaaatgggctgggaagtatcgctttttgggcgcaacaactcgagaggactgtaaagggatttcatattattttttaggcctaggcctgcaaagcaacttttttttataaaatattgtcctttagagcattttttttttatttcattgtatgtttgagaaaagcactatacatgcctcggggtgaaaacggattcccggcctcgtatccctatccgtatccgtatatacccacttggccggaaatcctcattttcctggcctctgatgtaatgtactatttcagacgcgtatcgtacgacgtttttcattacatatggccctccgaagtttcgacctgacaagaaatgaatgaatgaatgaaatgaaccacttctcgcactagtgcgtaaacaaaacaccatctgtactataAATTCCTATTTTTTTGCATCGTCATATTACACAATACGGTATGACGTTTTACGGCACTGTAACTAATTAATGATAATTACGTTAATCACGAGTCAATTAATCACCTGACTGCATTTAATCGGTCTGAACAGAAATCACCAGCAAAACTAATGTAAGGATTTCAAAATAGTCTGTACACGACGTGCTTTTTTTTAAACCGACTTCATAAAGGAAAGTGTTATTTAATACAAAACAGTGCAATGTGGTGGCGTCACGTTTGATTGTATAGTTGAATTTATCTACTTTGTTTATAAATTGTAATAAGAATGTAAGTGGAGGGTAatcctaaggccgttttcacattatctgatccgatatcggatgtcaaaAGGATTCCAATGgataaaatccaagatggcatctgtaatgtatgggatattggtcctacatccgatatctgatcaAATAATGCGAAAACGGACTAACAGGCAGTCAATTTCAACcaatctaaaataataataatatagttatttgttatacaagggggcaaagttgtattttaacgccgagtgtggaattgaaaaacgagcaagtgaaaggattctatagttgaaccacgagcgaagcgagtggttcgagaatagaatcctgaacttgcgagttttttaacacacgagaagtaaaatacatttgtacccgagtgtaacacaatacttttcccctcactacagcgaggaaaatacaacgcaaaaaatgcgttttcccctcactagctcggaaacacgtgttttgtcctttaataccagcgggtaaaaacgcattttatcaactagtgggtaaagtaatttgaccttgaataaagtcaaattaactgctttaaaattaataaaagtaggtgaatctagtaataaagatgatttaccacttgtggaactactggaagcagtgataaacgcattttttgcgttgtagtttcctcgctatagtgaggggaaaagttttgtgttacactcgggtgcaaatgtattttacttcttgtgtgttaaaaaactcgcaagttcaggattctattctcgaaccactcgcttcgctcgtggttcaactatagaatcctttcacttgctcgtttttcaattccacactcggcgttaaaatacaactttgcccccttgtataacaaataactattatcactgcTACCAGTAGTTCCACAAGTGGTAAATCATCCTTATTACTaagattcacctacatttatcaattttatagcagttaatttgacgttattcaaggtcaaattactttacccactagtggataaaatgcgttttacccgctggtattaaaggacaaaacacgtgtttccgagctagtgaggggaaaagccTTTATTTGGTTCCTTAATAAAGTATCATACATGTCAATcgaaaatataagtttaatattcGCTGGCAACTAAAAAGTTTGAAGTCGGTGCTAAGCTAAAATAGTTATATAAGAGAACTGCCCGTTTCTTGAAGACCTGACCTGACGCTTCTAACATTAAAATCCAAAGGAAATTTGTGTGTCGCGGGAAGTATTAATTATGAGATGTGGCGAATGTTTTAGCCATCACTTGCTAATCGTATGTGCATATAATAAAGCATAATATGAATTGACATAACCGGTACGAAAGCAAACGAGACGAGTATACAGAGAATAAttactgtcaactgtcaaagtaaaatgtgtagtcagaGTGCATGGACTGCCAactctcgacacaggattaaagatgttgaacctcagttttgacacttGACATTTTAGCCCATATgattagcttgatatgtatatTAAGATgccaaattttaatattagcgccatctaaccgagAATCAGACTAAACAgagaagaataaaaaaaaagaatcaaCAAAATATCGCCGTCGTTTAAACgacattatttttaacccccgacgcaaaaacaacgtgtctgtatatctgtctgtttgtgtgtgtgtctttctgagctccctaacggatgaaccaatttagatgtgttttttttgtttgaaagctgaagtagtcgggagtgttcttagccatgtttcacgaaaatcggtccactatgtcgcggtcggtttttttaattttaattttgtggtttagCTATTTCTTAATTATTCCGAGATTTTCCTTCGCTTTTCAAGGGagacgtacgaacgtgtcatgctatttcagtcagtctcggtACAAGACGTACTAACACTGTCGTAGTCGCATAGTCACTGAATactctgaactagcatgacaaatatgaagttttttaaaaaatacgaagaaaaccTTTTCACGCTGCATTTTcacgtttttatgtttttttagaatccataaatgggcttactcttggccacagactagccaaaggcaaagacgtggcctactatggagtgagctcgcccaggagatgcctggtgccgtagccgaatgtcatttctgcgacgcgaaacgaaaacgaaacgccgcgaaaggtagtctggctctgtcgcgccaatgcgcaagagcgatagagataaatatctactagcatttcgtgagcgtttgtagtGTTTGTACCATTCAGCTATTACGTACTCACACCCAGTTCACCCTTGATCATAATTATAtacttttttataccacgtcggtggcaaacaggtatacggtccgcttaatggaaagcggtcaccgtaacctatggatggcaactcaaggggtgtcacaagcgcgttgcagACCCTTTAGaactgtctatacggagttatacatgTCTTTGTT
This genomic stretch from Leguminivora glycinivorella isolate SPB_JAAS2020 chromosome Z, LegGlyc_1.1, whole genome shotgun sequence harbors:
- the LOC125241328 gene encoding CLIP domain-containing serine protease B15-like produces the protein MYFKISLLLLLLSISSSKSKMEAFIVGGKEVDIGAWPFIAFIESSHIKFHMVAACGGSLLSSQTVLTAAHCLDDVTDSKTDMSSFRFRIYMGHSSYHRSNMIRLMRQYETPSEYDPHDEDVKGDIGIIFLASPVKFSPSVKKVILFDQRFSYNRDRILLVAGWGKTGPNMISPTSPHLKNIRIHSISPEECKKEIPFIDVSLVVCTAAANEYAYSGDSGGPMVKRGSRYQLGVVSFRHEDTGITVFTSVPEYYDWIQTTQLYLFTKNCK